In the Helicoverpa zea isolate HzStark_Cry1AcR chromosome 27, ilHelZeax1.1, whole genome shotgun sequence genome, one interval contains:
- the LOC124643305 gene encoding MAGE-like protein 2, which translates to MKHFFILFWCFILVTADTRINEIPTQLNATIPQETPLEETVPKIYEILTQLNVTIPQEKTTPQNYEIPTQLNATTPQEETTPQNYEMPTQLNATPPPPETWIPQNYGIPVQMNDSIPDREPIIYGYLTQQNDTIPNRHQEPINVGAAAASAILPFSKFQDIFNKNG; encoded by the exons ATGAAGCATTTCTTCATATTATTTTGGTGTTTTATATTAGTGACTGCTGATACTAGGATAAATG AAATCCCTACACAATTGAATGCAACAATACCACAAGAGACACCACTTGAAGAAACTGTACCAAAAATCTATG AAATTCTAACACAATTGAATGTTACTATACCACAAGAAAAGACGACACCACAGAACTATG AAATCCCTACACAATTGAATGCTACTACACCACAAGAAGAGACGACACCACAAAACTATG aAATGCCTACACAATTGAATGCTACTCCACCACCACCTGAAACATGGATACCACAAAACTATG GTATCCCTGTGCAGATGAATGACAGTATTCCGGATAGAGAGCCAATAATCTATG GATATCTGACGCAGCAGAATGACACTATTCCGAATAGACACCAAGAACCAATTAATGTTG GTGCAGCAGCTGCCTCAGCCAT